A stretch of the Sulfurimonas sp. HSL-1656 genome encodes the following:
- a CDS encoding ATP-binding protein: MKKFNSGEFKTLLQETTRRIEAAEDNRQINAVTETLVTTLLDSEFASLWVFDEMEASLKRAREADQVCELSMLDQHGVLAKSFLTLTGGIYNYLASEKEYAPETDNPDEIRMKSKIILPLMNDERLLGIVTAYSSVRHKQNFDEDDMEMLEAIAPFLVNVIYRMYPEKQTEEAPEIYLSERLKESSNAISRQVEANERAQPTAAAPDETLMFLANTVHDIRTPANALFGFLELLEGQVDNARLLQYVRNAKESARFINELTTSILDRVSTQRERTLSGPVRITPAKFFADIADIFSANMSDKALCYLVYIDPALPKEISVDAAKLKRVVMNLIGNAYKFTPTGKSVELAVVYDQSAGTMTLAVTDTGIGIAEEHQQAIFEAFRQATDETASAFGGTGLGLAISAQYVHDLGGKLELESEPDKGSRFFFTLPLQAVNTLPCFAPVQNPQSKIAILMDEPNLPTSKNIMRYLLRMGLPKSNIVAIRSVIQAPSDTTHLIAFQSKFDEQVVDHAKTNSLPLTVMEERFLSMTKTQKTAEVDVISQYGYYASRLHAMLSSRSIPKVLVADDDRINIELIKAILEEEFCTIETAQDGQSAIDLLAKGILENQPYTLLLLDNHMPKISGNDVIRELRAIEKQHALPSAYAVSISGDPKASASDNPHFDAYVGKPFNKKEIKKVLKAALAARD; this comes from the coding sequence ATGAAAAAATTCAACAGCGGCGAATTCAAAACACTGCTCCAGGAGACGACGCGCCGGATCGAGGCCGCAGAGGACAACCGTCAGATCAATGCGGTCACCGAAACGCTCGTCACGACGCTGCTGGATTCGGAATTCGCCTCGCTCTGGGTCTTCGACGAGATGGAGGCATCCCTCAAACGCGCCCGTGAAGCGGACCAGGTATGCGAGCTTTCCATGCTTGACCAGCACGGTGTCCTGGCCAAAAGCTTCCTGACCCTGACCGGGGGGATCTACAACTACCTTGCCAGCGAGAAAGAGTATGCTCCGGAAACGGACAACCCCGACGAGATCAGGATGAAATCCAAGATCATCCTGCCGCTGATGAACGACGAACGCCTGCTGGGCATCGTCACGGCCTACTCCTCGGTCCGCCACAAACAGAACTTTGACGAGGACGACATGGAGATGCTCGAAGCGATCGCGCCCTTCCTCGTCAACGTCATCTACCGGATGTACCCGGAAAAGCAGACGGAGGAAGCCCCCGAAATCTATCTTAGCGAACGCCTTAAAGAGAGTTCGAATGCGATCAGCCGACAGGTCGAGGCGAATGAACGTGCACAGCCGACGGCGGCCGCACCGGATGAGACGCTTATGTTCCTGGCCAATACGGTCCACGATATCCGGACCCCGGCCAATGCGCTTTTCGGATTTCTGGAGCTGCTCGAAGGGCAGGTCGACAACGCCCGGCTGCTGCAGTATGTCCGCAACGCCAAAGAGAGCGCGCGCTTTATCAACGAGCTGACCACCTCCATCCTCGACCGTGTTTCGACCCAGCGTGAACGCACGCTCTCCGGGCCCGTTCGGATCACCCCGGCGAAGTTCTTTGCGGATATCGCCGATATCTTTTCGGCGAACATGTCGGACAAGGCGCTCTGCTACCTCGTCTATATCGATCCCGCACTTCCCAAGGAGATCAGCGTCGATGCCGCAAAGCTCAAACGGGTCGTCATGAACCTCATCGGCAACGCCTACAAATTCACCCCGACCGGGAAGTCCGTCGAGCTGGCCGTCGTGTACGACCAGAGTGCCGGTACGATGACCCTGGCGGTCACCGATACGGGAATCGGGATCGCCGAAGAGCACCAGCAGGCGATCTTTGAAGCCTTCAGACAGGCAACCGATGAAACGGCGTCCGCCTTCGGCGGTACCGGTCTCGGCCTCGCCATCAGCGCCCAGTACGTCCACGATCTCGGCGGAAAACTGGAACTGGAAAGCGAACCGGACAAAGGGAGCCGTTTCTTCTTCACACTGCCGCTGCAGGCCGTCAATACGCTCCCTTGCTTCGCCCCCGTCCAGAACCCGCAGAGCAAGATCGCCATCCTCATGGACGAGCCCAACCTGCCGACCAGCAAGAACATCATGCGCTACCTGCTGCGCATGGGGCTCCCGAAATCCAATATTGTCGCGATCCGTTCCGTCATCCAGGCGCCTTCCGACACCACCCACCTCATCGCTTTTCAGAGCAAATTCGATGAGCAGGTGGTCGATCATGCCAAAACGAACAGCCTGCCTCTGACGGTGATGGAGGAGCGCTTCCTCTCCATGACCAAAACGCAGAAAACGGCGGAGGTCGACGTCATCTCGCAGTACGGCTACTATGCGAGCAGGCTCCATGCCATGCTTTCAAGCCGCAGTATCCCCAAAGTGCTTGTCGCCGACGACGACCGCATCAACATCGAACTGATCAAGGCTATTCTCGAAGAGGAGTTCTGCACGATCGAAACGGCCCAGGACGGCCAGAGCGCCATCGACCTGCTCGCCAAAGGGATTCTGGAAAACCAGCCCTATACCCTGCTCCTTCTCGACAACCATATGCCGAAGATTTCGGGCAACGACGTCATCCGGGAGCTGCGGGCCATTGAAAAACAGCACGCCCTCCCTTCGGCCTATGCCGTCTCCATTTCGGGAGACCCGAAAGCCAGTGCTTCGGACAACCCCCACTTTGACGCCTATGTCGGGAAACCCTTCAACAAAAAAGAGATCAAAAAGGTGCTCAAAGCGGCATTGGCCGCGCGGGATTAG
- a CDS encoding response regulator: MSKRILIVDDIGFIVEFESTVIDALSKEIKQKILIDSANSVHEALAKIAQNDYDAMVVDMNLPDGTGIEIAKAAQAKNAQTRIAALTIYPQKFEQDHTYFDAYFKKPILPAVYKENVRRLLQL; encoded by the coding sequence ATGAGCAAACGTATTCTGATCGTGGACGATATCGGATTTATCGTCGAATTCGAATCGACAGTCATTGATGCCCTCTCCAAAGAGATCAAGCAGAAGATTCTGATCGATTCGGCGAACTCCGTCCATGAAGCGCTCGCGAAGATCGCGCAGAACGATTACGATGCCATGGTCGTGGACATGAACCTGCCTGACGGTACGGGCATCGAGATCGCCAAGGCGGCGCAGGCCAAAAACGCTCAGACGCGCATTGCCGCGCTGACGATCTATCCCCAGAAGTTCGAGCAGGACCATACCTATTTCGATGCGTATTTCAAAAAGCCTATCCTGCCGGCCGTCTATAAAGAAAATGTCCGCCGACTGCTTCAACTGTAG
- a CDS encoding ATP-binding cassette domain-containing protein — translation MQVLRVEGLSFGYTQEKPLYHDFSLSLDTGEIKAIVGPSGAGKSTLFELILGNLRPRSGTIEALPASMVFQDPYSSFHPTYTILNQIKDVADTAGMARYLDDMGLDEALLHKLPHELSGGQLQRASILRALLMKPKLLLLDEPTSALDNVIQLDVMQLLLRHLGEVGMLLITHEIDLANWCADEIVQIG, via the coding sequence ATGCAGGTATTACGGGTTGAGGGGCTCTCTTTCGGCTACACGCAGGAGAAGCCGCTCTATCATGACTTCTCCCTCTCGCTTGACACGGGAGAGATCAAAGCGATCGTCGGTCCCAGCGGGGCGGGCAAGAGCACCCTCTTCGAACTCATCCTCGGCAACCTCCGTCCCCGGTCGGGAACAATCGAGGCACTGCCGGCCTCCATGGTCTTCCAGGACCCCTACAGCTCCTTCCATCCCACCTATACCATCCTCAACCAGATCAAGGATGTGGCCGATACGGCGGGGATGGCACGCTACCTTGACGATATGGGGCTGGACGAGGCGCTCCTGCACAAACTCCCCCATGAGCTCTCCGGCGGACAGCTGCAGCGCGCTTCCATTCTGCGTGCACTGCTGATGAAACCGAAGCTGCTGCTGCTGGACGAGCCGACCTCCGCGCTGGACAACGTCATCCAGCTCGACGTGATGCAGCTGCTGCTGCGCCACCTGGGCGAGGTCGGCATGCTCCTGATCACCCACGAGATCGACCTGGCCAACTGGTGCGCCGACGAGATCGTCCAGATAGGCTGA